The genomic interval GCACTTCTTAACCTCTGCCCCGGCAACCGCCGCAACAGCTCTTCCAGCTTGACCGCTTCCGGTGAGAGTAACAGCTTTTATTCTGTCATCGGCAATAACTCCCGCAGATACTTCAGGTACACTCTTCTCAGAGATAAGCAGAACTCCGGTAAGGCCAGGATGGAAACCCGCGTCCTGAAACAGCGTCTTTATCATCAGAGCACATCCCGTAACATTCGGTGAATGTTTCAGAATAAACGCGTTGCCTGCCATAACCGCCGGAGCCGCGAATCTGAATAACTGCCAGAATGGAAAATTCCATGGCATTACTGCAAATATTACTCCAAGAGGCTGATAGCAGATATAACTAAGACTTGCGTCGGTTTTAACGACCTCATTCTTCAGGAATTCCGCTCCGTTTTCAGCGTAGTATCTGCAGACCCATGCGCATTTCTCAGCTTCTGATACCCCTTGAGCAAGAGGCTTCCCCATCTCCATTGCCATGAGCCTGGCCAGATCAGCTTTTTTCGATTCAAGCAGTGCTGCCAGACGCATGAGAGCATCAGCACGATTCTGAAGGGAGGTTTCCTTCCAGTCCAGGAATGCACTGTGAGTACTACTGATGATGCCTTCAATCTCGATGGATGTATGTTCGCGCCATGATTCAATTATCTCTCCGGTACAGGGATTGATCGTTTCCAGTATACCATTTTCGGAAACAGCTTTTTTATTACTCACAGGATTCCTTTCATAAGCCTAGCAGGATTCAGAACTACCGTTTGTGCTAAACTATTCCAAAGTATGAAGAAAATCAAAGGTTATCTACAGCCCGCAAAAAATCACCAGCCTTCAGTTGACCGGAAAGGAGTTTTTCATAATAAACTTGCCACATTCGAATAAGTATAAACGGAGGTAGAAATGAAATACGGTCCATTCTGTTTTCTGATACTGTTCTTCACTGCTGGAATATCGGGAGCAGCAAACCTTGCATCAGTGGAATTTCTGGGATTTTCTGACGACGGAATGTTCGCAGCAATGGAACAGTACTGGATATCGGACGGAAGCGGCGCTCCGGGGGCTGAGCTTATTATCAAATCGGTGCCTGATGACAGTGTAATTCACAGATACAGAATCCTCTGGTCTGAGGAGCTTCTATATGCTGATGGCATGGAAAAGATTTTCTTTAATTCCGATAATCCGGCCAGAGACTCAATTCGTTCATTGTCACAGGCTCTTCTTGACAGCCTGGGAATTTCCTCTGGAAATACTGGCATCCACTGTATTCATCATCCTCTGACGGACAGAGATGCTGTGCCCGATAGAGTATCATTTGTAACATGGCTGGGAACATATTCATACACGGGCCCCGAATATATTCTTCAACTCCGTAATCATCAGGAGATGCCTGAATCCTCACCTGAGTGGCTGACGATGTTCGACT from Candidatus Aegiribacteria sp. carries:
- a CDS encoding DUF2259 domain-containing protein, with translation MKYGPFCFLILFFTAGISGAANLASVEFLGFSDDGMFAAMEQYWISDGSGAPGAELIIKSVPDDSVIHRYRILWSEELLYADGMEKIFFNSDNPARDSIRSLSQALLDSLGISSGNTGIHCIHHPLTDRDAVPDRVSFVTWLGTYSYTGPEYILQLRNHQEMPESSPEWLTMFDCPVLLEMIITDQSGEMLLFQEDSSPEPGYEYVSEYRIRDVYVAEDSLTAIILNTVEPGFEGADSRFRMITGVLR